In a genomic window of Physeter macrocephalus isolate SW-GA chromosome 14, ASM283717v5, whole genome shotgun sequence:
- the WNT9B gene encoding protein Wnt-9b, protein MDRFWAEGSLTGREVLTPFPGLGTAPAPAQGGAHLKQCDLLKLSRRQKQLCRREPGLAETLQDAAHLSLLECQFQFRHERWNCSLEGRTGLLKRGFKETAFLYAVSSAALTHTLARACSAGRMERCTCDDSPGLESRQAWQWGVCGDNLKYSTKFLNDFLGPKRGSKDLRARVDAHNTHVGIKAVKSGLRTTCKCHGVSGSCAVRTCWKQLSPFRETGQVLKLRHDSAVKVSSATNEALGRLELWAPARAGSSTKGPAPRPGDLVYMEDSPSFCRPSKHSPGTAGRVCSREASCSSLCCGRGYDTQSRLVAFSCHCQVQWCCYVECQQCVQEELVYTCKH, encoded by the exons ATGGACCGCTTCTGGGCGGAGGGAAG CCTGACCGGGCGGGAGGTCCTGACACCCTTCCCGGGTCTGGGCACCGCCCCTGCCCCAGCACAGGGTGGGGCCCACCTGAAGCAGTGTGACCTCCTGAAGCTGTCCCGCCGGCAGAAGCAGCTCTGCCGGCGGGAGCCAGGCCTGGCTGAGACCCTGCAGGATGCCGCACACCTCAGCCTGCTCGAGTGCCAGTTTCAGTTCCGGCATGAGCGCTGGAACTGCAGCCTAGAGGGGAGGACGGGGCTGCTCAAGAGAG GTTTCAAGGAGACGGCCTTCCTGTACGCGGTGTCCTCGGCTGCCCTCACGCACACTTTGGCCCGGGCCTGCAGCGCCGGGCGCATGGAGCGCTGCACCTGTGATGACTCTCCGGGCCTGGAGAGCCGGCAGGCCTGGCAGTGGGGCGTGTGCGGCGACAACCTCAAGTACAGCACCAAGTTCCTGAACGACTTCCTGGGGCCCAAGAGAGGAAGCAAAGACCTGCGGGCGCGGGTAGACGCCCACAACACCCACGTGGGCATCAAG GCCGTGAAGAGTGGCCTCAGGACCACGTGTAAGTGCCACGGCGTGTCGGGCTCCTGCGCCGTGCGCACCTGCTGGAAGCAACTCTCCCCGTTCCGCGAGACAGGCCAGGTGTTAAAGCTGCGCCACGACTCAGCCGTCAAGGTGTCCAGTGCCACCAACGAGGCCTTGGGCCGCCTGGAGCTGTGGGCGCCGGCCAGAGCGGGCAGCTCCACCAAGGGCCCGGCCCCACGGCCTGGGGACCTGGTCTACATGGAGGACTCACCCAGTTTCTGCCGGCCCAGCAAGCACTCGCCCGGCACAGCGGGCAGGGTGTGCTCCCGGGAGGCCAGCTGCAGCAGCCTATGCTGCGGGCGGGGCTATGACACCCAGAGCCGCCTGGTGGCCTTCTCCTGCCACTGCCAGGTGCAGTGGTGTTGCTACGTGGAGTGCCAGCAGTGCGTGCAGGAGGAGCTTGTGTACACCTGTAAGCATTAA